The DNA sequence TGAGCGAATGGCAGCGTCATTCCCAACTGGAAACTACAAGAACTGGGCGACTTGTCGAAATCTCTTCGCACACGTTCAAGTGGCCGTCGCTTACCAACCCAGCGACGATAGGAACGACATATGGGCGACACTTTTGTataatgggggttggtttgcatGGTCGCAAGGGAGATACGAGGTGGCACAGCGGATAGTAGGCAAAGCGAGACGAGCCCGCGAGAATAGActgggaaaagaggataCGGCGAGTCTAGATAGTATGTCACTATTTGCTCTGATCCTTTTGGACCgaggccagtgggaggaggccgagaagctgtttgtgcaggtgatggagactcgcaagaccaagcttggggccgatcacccagatacgctatcgagcatggccaacctagcgtcgacattttggaaccaaggccggtgggaggaggccgagaggctggaggtgcaggtgatggagactcgcaagaccaagcttgggaccgatcacccttctacgctatcgagcatggccaacctagcgtcgacatacaggaaccagggccggtgggaggaggccgagaagctgggggtgcaggtgatggagacgagcaagaccaagcttggggccgatcacccagatacgctgacgagcatggccaacctagcgtcgacattttggaaccagggccggtgggaggaggccgagaagctggaggtgcaggtgatggagacgagcaagaccaagcttggggccgatcacccagatacgctgtcgagcatggccaacctagcgtcgacatacaggaaccagggccggtgggaggaggccgagaagctgtttgtgcaggtgatggagacgagcaagaccaagcttggggccgatcacccagatacgctgacgagcatggccaacctagcgtcgacattttggaaccagggccggtgggaggaggccgagaagctgtttgtgcaggtgatggagactcgcaagaccaagcttggggccgatcacccttctacgctaacgagcatggccaacctagcgtcgacatacaggaaccagggccggtgggaggaggccgagaagctgtttgtgcaggtgatggagacgagcaagaccaagcttggggccgatcacccagatacgctgtcgagcatggccaacctagcgtcgacattttggaaccagggccggtgggaggaggccgagaagctgtttgtgcaggtgatggagacgagcaagaccaagcttggggccgatcacccagatacgctgtcgagcatggccaacctcgcTTTTACTTGGAAAAGCCAAGGTCGACACTCGACCGCCTTAGCACTAATGAAGGACTGTGCCCAGGCTCGGCAGCGACGACTTGGTGCAGAGCATCCAGACACcctgtcgtctttggccaCCGTCACCAAGTGGGGTAGCTAGAACATGTTTCTTAGTTTCGTTTTTATGGTCTACTGTATCTGGATAATGTActttgacttttgcttttgtgaTACGAGTGTACAATTATGCAGCTATCGAGTCGTTATTATATGCACATTTCAATGGCTACATTCTTTGTCATTTACGCAACTGGGGCACGTCAGGCAATTGGAGACATATTTGTCAGAATCTATGGATATACCTGGCCACCAGTAATGAGTTTTAATCAAAGACCTTGTCTTATTTCTCCCTGGATGGGCAGTCGTCTTTCTGGCGTGCACTTCGTCGAGCACTCTGGCGCGCatgccgtcctcctcggggaCCACCAGACCTCCCTGGTACAACAATATCGAATTATTCGACAGGAAAAACGGTCCCTCATTCTTCCTGGCTCTTTCTCTATAAGACTCCAGCGAGGTTGTGGACTTGTTCGCATGAAGATCGCATCAATGAGGTCGTGGCCGGTCAATCTTCGCAACCACTGTGCGGGCGTTTCGGCACACTGTATCCCTCCACATTAGCTCTCGGCTCGAACAGCGGCTTGATACGTCTGTTTGTGATGGCAGAGTCGATGCCGCAATACCACCCCTTAGCAGGACCGGTGTCACCGATGACAACATGAGCGAAACCCAGACGCCGTCACTGGAGCTCAAGCTGGAGGATCAGGAGTCCGCAGATGCAGGTACGCTGGTATCCAAATATGATGCCTGGGAATTCatttccaacaacgccacgGACAACCATCAAGTCACGATTACCCCCACTCGAAAAGAgttgaaaaggaggaaggccAGTCTCGACCCCGACGGCAGCGTT is a window from the Podospora pseudocomata strain CBS 415.72m chromosome 6, whole genome shotgun sequence genome containing:
- a CDS encoding hypothetical protein (COG:Z; EggNog:ENOG503NYQ3); the encoded protein is MPTSDLRLHPRGYKTHKWFDLDATYLIAPETPPRPFATIPFSRDPDFVNRGDILEQIDRRCSEPAARVALVGLGGIGKSQLAIEFAHRITEKQPDIWVFWVHAGIYERVEDGFRTIANTVKLAGRNEPKANIPQLCVQLAVQRTERQMDHDPDSADDRDVFDNANFAHGTTSGNERERRPFATYLPQSQNGSIIVTTRNRELAFRLTGRRQNMIEVGPMAQTDALALLEKKLGSPVDLDVAADLVQALDLVPLAISQAAAYIQARAPRSSPEKYLAEFRKSEHRKSSLLQYDAGDLRRDGGASNAVLTTWQISFDYIRSKRPSAADLLSLMSFFDRQGIPGWVLKPPRVTKEDIPGRRIDEDGDTDFDNGRSATDGAVDDDMDSDTDSDLTDDSADTTDDGFEDDVAILRDYCLIATTEMDEFEMHGLVQFSTRKSLEQWGQQETFKQKFIERMAASFPTGNYKNWATCRNLFAHVQVAVAYQPSDDRNDIWATLLYNGGWFAWSQGRYEVAQRIVGKARRARENRLGKEDTASLDSMSLFALILLDRGQWEEAEKLFVQVMETRKTKLGADHPDTLSSMANLASTFWNQGRWEEAERLEVQVMETRKTKLGTDHPSTLSSMANLASTYRNQGRWEEAEKLGVQVMETSKTKLGADHPDTLTSMANLASTFWNQGRWEEAEKLEVQVMETSKTKLGADHPDTLSSMANLASTYRNQGRWEEAEKLFVQVMETSKTKLGADHPDTLTSMANLASTFWNQGRWEEAEKLFVQVMETRKTKLGADHPSTLTSMANLASTYRNQGRWEEAEKLFVQVMETSKTKLGADHPDTLSSMANLASTFWNQGRWEEAEKLFVQVMETSKTKLGADHPDTLSSMANLAFTWKSQGRHSTALALMKDCAQARQRRLGAEHPDTLSSLATVTKWGS